A stretch of Vannielia litorea DNA encodes these proteins:
- the ppk2 gene encoding polyphosphate kinase 2: MTSLPFDGAITKFFKEEAPQDVREAIEEADGKTILENYPYDKRMDKDDYEETLYKLQIELVKMLAWVKDSGARVAVVFEGRDAAGKGGAIKRFRDNLNPRSARVVALSKPSDKEASEWYFQRYVRQLPAGGEFVMFDRSWYNRGVVEKVFGFCTDAQRMHFFNQLPGFEQMLSEDGIHLVKLWLNVGRAEQLKRFLDRESDPLKQWKLSWIDVEGLKKWDAYSEAIRETFAATHSARNPWIVIRSDDKRRARIAAMRAVLTRLDYPGKDEKLVHAPDHKICGGPEIWAR, from the coding sequence ATGACCTCCCTCCCGTTTGACGGCGCGATCACGAAGTTCTTCAAGGAGGAAGCGCCGCAGGACGTGCGCGAGGCCATCGAGGAGGCCGATGGCAAGACCATCCTCGAGAACTATCCCTACGACAAGCGGATGGACAAGGACGACTACGAGGAAACGCTCTACAAGCTCCAGATCGAGCTGGTGAAGATGCTGGCCTGGGTCAAGGACAGCGGGGCGCGTGTTGCGGTGGTGTTCGAAGGGCGCGATGCCGCCGGCAAAGGCGGCGCGATCAAGCGGTTCCGCGATAACCTCAACCCCCGCTCGGCCCGCGTGGTGGCGCTCTCCAAGCCCTCCGACAAGGAGGCGAGCGAGTGGTACTTCCAGCGCTACGTGCGGCAGCTCCCTGCGGGCGGCGAGTTCGTGATGTTCGACCGCAGCTGGTACAACCGGGGCGTGGTGGAAAAGGTCTTCGGATTTTGCACCGACGCGCAGCGGATGCATTTCTTCAACCAGTTGCCCGGCTTCGAGCAGATGCTGAGCGAGGACGGCATCCACCTGGTGAAGCTCTGGCTCAACGTGGGCCGCGCCGAGCAGCTCAAGCGCTTTTTGGACCGCGAGAGCGACCCGCTGAAGCAGTGGAAGCTGAGCTGGATCGACGTGGAGGGGCTGAAGAAGTGGGACGCCTACTCGGAGGCGATCCGCGAGACCTTCGCCGCCACCCACAGCGCGCGCAATCCCTGGATCGTGATCCGCTCCGACGACAAGCGCCGCGCCCGGATCGCGGCGATGCGCGCCGTGCTGACGCGGCTCGACTACCCCGGCAAGGACGAGAAGCTCGTTCATGCTCCCGATCACAAGATCTGCGGCGGCCCGGAGATCTGGGCGCGTTGA
- a CDS encoding TetR/AcrR family transcriptional regulator, translating to MPRRGYHHGNLRQALVEAAIRLIEEKGPQGFTLSEAAKDAGVTPAAVYRHFEGREDLLAEVAKQGYAIFGDLMEHAYEQGQPSAIASFEATGRAYLAFARKFPGHYQAMFEAGLSLARDPDLARGAARAQAVLEKAASGLADRLPPDRRPPAAMFSAHVWAMSHGVVELFARGSPGTRAPFPPEELLETGIGIYLRGLGLIAPDE from the coding sequence ATGCCCCGTCGCGGTTACCATCACGGCAATCTCCGCCAGGCGCTGGTGGAGGCGGCGATCCGGCTGATCGAGGAGAAGGGGCCGCAGGGCTTCACGCTTTCGGAGGCCGCGAAGGACGCGGGCGTGACGCCTGCGGCGGTGTACCGGCACTTCGAGGGGCGCGAAGACCTGCTGGCAGAGGTGGCCAAGCAGGGCTACGCGATTTTCGGCGACCTGATGGAGCACGCCTACGAGCAGGGCCAGCCCTCGGCGATTGCCAGCTTCGAGGCCACGGGCCGTGCCTACCTTGCCTTTGCCCGCAAGTTTCCCGGCCACTACCAGGCGATGTTCGAGGCCGGGCTCTCGCTGGCCCGCGACCCCGACCTGGCCCGCGGCGCGGCCCGCGCGCAGGCAGTGCTGGAGAAGGCCGCCTCAGGCCTGGCCGACCGGCTGCCGCCCGACAGGCGCCCGCCCGCCGCGATGTTCTCGGCCCATGTCTGGGCGATGTCGCACGGGGTGGTGGAGCTCTTCGCCCGCGGCTCGCCCGGCACCCGCGCGCCGTTTCCGCCAGAGGAACTGCTGGAGACCGGGATCGGGATCTACCTGCGCGGGCTGGGGCTGATCGCGCCGGACGAATAG
- the mbfA gene encoding iron exporter MbfA produces MLAVFSNRKRFSDLSEQEVLALAISSEEDDARIYRGFAERLRADAPGTAQVFEAMAAEEDGHRRRLIERHQQRFGEVIPLIRREHVSGFYARRPMWLAENLPLEKMRTLAAEMESQAERFYRMAAARTADAETRKLLGDLAAAEAGHEKKAEALEGRHLDDETRAEEDASAHRQFVLTWVQPGLAGLMDGSVSTLAPIFATAFATQDPWTTFLVGLAASIGAGISMGFTEAASDDGQLSGRGAPWKRGLASGVMTALGGLGHALPYLIPHFWTATVIALVVVFVELWAIAWIQNRYMETPFFRAAFQVVLGGALVLGAGILIGGG; encoded by the coding sequence ATGCTGGCCGTGTTTTCCAACCGCAAACGCTTCTCCGACCTCTCCGAGCAAGAGGTGCTGGCGCTCGCCATCTCCTCGGAGGAAGACGACGCCCGGATCTACCGCGGCTTCGCCGAACGCCTCCGCGCCGACGCCCCCGGCACCGCCCAGGTCTTCGAGGCGATGGCGGCCGAGGAAGACGGCCACCGCCGCCGCCTGATCGAACGCCACCAGCAGCGCTTCGGCGAGGTGATCCCGCTGATCCGCCGCGAGCATGTGTCGGGCTTCTACGCCCGCCGCCCGATGTGGCTGGCCGAGAACCTGCCGCTGGAAAAGATGCGCACCCTCGCCGCCGAGATGGAGAGCCAGGCCGAGCGTTTCTACCGCATGGCCGCCGCCCGCACGGCCGACGCCGAAACCCGCAAGCTCCTGGGCGACCTCGCCGCCGCCGAGGCCGGCCACGAGAAGAAGGCCGAGGCGCTGGAAGGCCGCCACCTCGATGACGAGACCCGCGCCGAGGAGGATGCCTCCGCCCATCGCCAGTTCGTGCTGACCTGGGTGCAGCCGGGCCTCGCCGGGCTGATGGACGGCTCGGTGTCGACCCTCGCGCCGATCTTCGCCACCGCCTTCGCCACGCAGGACCCGTGGACGACCTTCCTCGTCGGCCTCGCCGCCTCGATCGGCGCGGGCATCTCCATGGGCTTCACCGAGGCCGCCTCCGACGATGGCCAGCTCTCCGGCCGTGGCGCGCCCTGGAAGCGCGGCCTGGCCTCCGGCGTGATGACCGCACTCGGCGGGCTCGGCCACGCGCTGCCCTACCTCATCCCGCATTTCTGGACCGCGACGGTGATCGCCCTCGTGGTCGTCTTCGTCGAGCTCTGGGCCATTGCCTGGATCCAGAATCGCTACATGGAAACCCCCTTCTTCCGCGCCGCCTTCCAGGTGGTGCTGGGCGGCGCACTGGTGCTGGGGGCGGGCATATTGATCGGCGGCGGCTGA
- a CDS encoding chromate resistance protein ChrB domain-containing protein yields the protein MAAPNEITPTQLLRLIGTPECPAIVDITIDPDFEADPFLIPGSFRHPHSDIEGLKARLAGRRCVVVCQKGIKLSQGLVAWLRGDGIEAEYLSGGMYGWRDAPGTLRVPAAAIPAPVGGATLWVTRHRPKIDRIACPWLIRRFVDPEARFLFVSPAEVQGVADRYGATPFDVEGAFWSHRGALCSFDTMCEEFGLRSEALERLAVVVRGADTDRHDLAPQAAGLLALSVGLSRQYRDDQQQLTAGMAMYDALYRWARDGFDEGHDWPAGSAR from the coding sequence TTGGCTGCCCCCAATGAGATCACCCCCACCCAGCTTTTGCGCCTGATCGGCACGCCGGAGTGTCCGGCGATCGTGGATATCACGATCGACCCTGATTTCGAGGCCGATCCCTTTTTGATCCCCGGCTCCTTTCGCCATCCACACAGCGATATCGAAGGCCTGAAGGCGCGGCTCGCCGGGCGGCGCTGCGTGGTGGTCTGCCAGAAGGGCATCAAGCTGAGCCAGGGGCTGGTGGCCTGGCTGCGCGGCGACGGGATCGAGGCGGAGTATCTCTCGGGGGGCATGTATGGCTGGCGGGATGCGCCGGGCACCTTAAGGGTGCCGGCGGCGGCGATCCCTGCACCGGTGGGCGGGGCGACGCTCTGGGTCACCCGGCATCGGCCCAAGATCGACCGCATCGCCTGCCCCTGGCTGATCCGCCGCTTCGTGGACCCCGAGGCGCGGTTTCTCTTTGTTTCGCCCGCCGAGGTGCAGGGCGTGGCCGACCGTTACGGGGCCACGCCCTTTGACGTGGAGGGCGCATTCTGGAGCCATCGGGGCGCGTTGTGCAGCTTTGACACGATGTGCGAGGAGTTCGGGCTGCGCTCTGAGGCGCTGGAGCGGCTCGCCGTGGTGGTCCGTGGCGCCGATACCGACCGGCACGACCTGGCTCCGCAGGCGGCCGGGCTGCTGGCGCTCTCGGTCGGACTCTCGCGGCAATATCGGGACGACCAGCAGCAGCTGACGGCGGGGATGGCGATGTATGACGCACTCTACCGCTGGGCGCGGGACGGGTTTGACGAGGGCCACGACTGGCCGGCGGGGAGCGCGCGATGA
- the chrA gene encoding chromate efflux transporter — translation MSVSFGALFRTFGRIGLLSFGGPAAQFALMHEELVDRRGWLSEKQYLSALSFCMMLPGPEAMQLCTYAGWRLRGVPGGLLAGALFVLPGAVIVFALAMAYAAWGQVPWVAAAFLGVKAAVLVVVIQALIKVARRAFGHDMAEGLALAALAFVALYGFALPFPVVIGFAALWGALRGGVAGETVPLPRGTARGTVMTVVIFGLLWAAPLALVAGSPLLADIGLFFSKLAVVTFGGAYAVLAYMSQTVVETHGWLTTAEMIDGLGLAETTPGPLILVTEFVAALTGAKLGPGMALAAAALTLWVTFIPCFLWIFAGAPYIEWITHQPRLAGALRAITAAVVGVIANLSLWFALHVLFASLSRSTPALPEWSSFQPVAAGLTALSALLLFGTRLGLAATLALMAVAGLAVELLS, via the coding sequence ATGAGCGTGTCGTTCGGCGCGCTGTTCCGCACCTTCGGGCGGATCGGACTGCTCTCCTTCGGCGGGCCGGCGGCGCAGTTTGCCCTGATGCACGAGGAGCTGGTGGACCGGCGCGGGTGGCTGAGCGAGAAGCAGTATCTCTCGGCGCTGTCGTTCTGCATGATGCTGCCCGGCCCGGAGGCGATGCAGCTGTGCACCTATGCGGGCTGGCGGCTGCGCGGCGTTCCGGGCGGGCTGCTTGCGGGCGCGCTCTTCGTGCTGCCGGGGGCGGTGATCGTCTTTGCCCTGGCGATGGCCTATGCGGCCTGGGGCCAGGTGCCCTGGGTGGCGGCGGCCTTCCTGGGCGTCAAGGCGGCGGTGCTCGTGGTGGTGATTCAGGCGCTGATCAAGGTTGCCAGGCGGGCTTTCGGGCACGATATGGCGGAGGGGCTGGCGCTGGCGGCGCTGGCCTTCGTGGCGCTCTACGGCTTTGCCCTGCCCTTTCCGGTCGTGATCGGGTTTGCGGCGCTCTGGGGCGCGCTGCGGGGCGGCGTGGCGGGAGAAACGGTGCCGCTGCCGCGCGGAACCGCCCGGGGGACGGTTATGACCGTGGTCATTTTTGGCCTGCTCTGGGCCGCGCCCCTTGCCCTCGTCGCGGGCTCGCCGCTGCTTGCCGACATCGGGCTGTTCTTTTCGAAGCTCGCGGTGGTCACCTTCGGCGGCGCCTATGCGGTGCTGGCCTACATGAGCCAGACGGTGGTGGAGACCCACGGTTGGCTGACCACGGCCGAGATGATCGACGGGCTGGGGCTGGCCGAAACCACGCCCGGCCCTCTGATCCTGGTCACCGAGTTCGTGGCGGCGCTGACGGGGGCCAAGCTCGGGCCGGGCATGGCGCTGGCGGCGGCGGCGCTCACGCTCTGGGTGACCTTCATCCCCTGTTTTCTCTGGATCTTCGCGGGCGCGCCCTACATCGAATGGATCACCCATCAACCCCGGCTGGCGGGCGCGCTCCGGGCCATCACGGCGGCCGTGGTGGGGGTGATCGCCAACCTCTCGCTCTGGTTTGCGCTGCATGTGCTCTTCGCCAGCCTCAGCCGCAGCACCCCTGCCCTGCCCGAGTGGTCGAGCTTTCAGCCGGTGGCGGCGGGGCTGACCGCACTCTCGGCCCTTCTGCTCTTCGGAACACGCCTCGGACTGGCCGCCACGCTGGCGCTCATGGCGGTGGCGGGCCTTGCCGTGGAGCTGCTGTCATGA
- a CDS encoding SspB family protein: protein MTTEIDYGRLMHRAMRSLIRDVLAEVAERGLPGQHHFFITFDTHAEGVEIADWLRERYPEEMTVVMQHWFDDLDVTDDGFSVTLNFGDAPERLVIPYDAIATFVDPSVEFGLRFESQDGEEDDEDDDAPMAEDVEDPEAHHDAEVVSLDSFRK, encoded by the coding sequence ATGACCACCGAAATCGACTATGGCAGACTGATGCACCGGGCGATGCGAAGCCTCATCCGGGACGTTCTGGCCGAGGTCGCGGAGCGGGGTCTGCCGGGGCAGCACCATTTCTTCATCACCTTCGACACCCACGCCGAGGGCGTGGAGATCGCAGACTGGCTGCGCGAGCGCTACCCCGAGGAAATGACGGTGGTGATGCAGCACTGGTTCGACGACCTCGATGTCACCGATGACGGGTTCTCGGTGACGCTCAATTTCGGCGATGCGCCGGAGCGGCTGGTGATCCCCTACGATGCCATCGCCACCTTCGTGGACCCTTCGGTGGAGTTCGGCCTGCGCTTCGAGAGCCAGGACGGCGAGGAGGACGACGAGGACGACGACGCCCCCATGGCCGAGGACGTGGAAGACCCCGAGGCGCATCACGACGCCGAGGTGGTGAGCCTCGACAGTTTCCGCAAGTAG
- a CDS encoding class I SAM-dependent methyltransferase has protein sequence MPSDFAVFLSEMFRKPGEVVAIAPSSAAVARRMTEGLEAVEGPIVEIGPGTGVFTRAILERGVHPSRLTLMETNERFCETLREKFPGVNVLNRPAQEIGETGLSGVGAVISGVPVLARPTIQREVVGRALEVMRPGAMFVQITYSPGSPISPEMQAELGVSARRRGITWANLPPAHVWVFTRRGM, from the coding sequence ATGCCGAGCGATTTTGCCGTGTTTCTCTCCGAGATGTTCCGCAAGCCCGGCGAGGTGGTGGCGATTGCCCCCTCCTCCGCCGCCGTCGCCCGCAGGATGACCGAAGGGCTGGAGGCCGTCGAGGGGCCCATCGTCGAGATCGGGCCGGGCACCGGGGTGTTTACACGGGCGATCCTGGAGCGCGGCGTGCACCCCTCGCGGCTCACGCTGATGGAAACCAACGAACGTTTCTGCGAGACCCTGCGCGAGAAGTTTCCGGGCGTGAACGTGCTGAACCGCCCGGCGCAGGAGATCGGCGAAACCGGGCTTTCGGGCGTGGGCGCGGTGATTTCGGGCGTTCCGGTGCTGGCACGCCCGACGATCCAGCGCGAGGTGGTGGGCCGGGCGCTCGAGGTCATGCGGCCCGGCGCGATGTTCGTGCAGATCACCTATTCGCCGGGGTCTCCGATCAGCCCCGAGATGCAGGCCGAGCTCGGTGTCAGCGCCCGCCGCCGTGGCATCACCTGGGCCAACCTGCCGCCGGCCCATGTCTGGGTGTTTACCCGGCGGGGCATGTAG
- the fumC gene encoding class II fumarate hydratase, with the protein MADTRTETDSFGPLEVPSDKYWGAQTQRSLMNFPIGWEKQPVAIVRALGVIKKACAVANKASGKLDAKLADAMIEAAGEVIEGKLDDHFPLVVWQTGSGTQSNMNANEVVSNRAIEILGGVIGSKDPVHPNDHCNMGQSSNDTFPTAMHIAAATTVRDVLLPGLTVLAEGLEAKAEAFKDIIKIGRTHTQDATPLTLGQEFSGYAMQIRNGIKRIELALPGIYELAQGGTAVGTGLNTDKGWDTTVAANIAEITGLPFVTAPNKFEALAAHDAMVFMSGAVKTVAMACYKIANDMRFLGSGPRSGLGELILPENEPGSSIMPGKVNPTQAEAMTQVCAHILGNDAAIAFAGSQGHFELNVYNPMMAYNLLQSMQLLGDAAASFTERMLAGTEANVERIGKLMKESLMLVTALAPTIGYDNATKVAKTAHKNGTTLKEEAIALGFVDEETFDRVVRPEDMIGPK; encoded by the coding sequence ATGGCCGATACCCGAACCGAGACCGATAGCTTCGGTCCGCTCGAAGTTCCCTCCGACAAGTACTGGGGCGCGCAGACCCAGCGCTCGCTGATGAACTTTCCGATCGGCTGGGAGAAACAGCCGGTGGCGATCGTGCGGGCGCTCGGCGTGATCAAGAAGGCCTGCGCCGTGGCCAACAAGGCCAGCGGCAAGCTCGATGCGAAGCTGGCCGATGCGATGATCGAGGCCGCCGGCGAGGTGATCGAGGGCAAGCTCGATGATCACTTTCCGCTCGTCGTCTGGCAGACCGGCTCGGGCACGCAGAGCAACATGAACGCCAACGAGGTGGTCTCCAACCGCGCCATCGAGATCCTCGGCGGCGTGATCGGCTCGAAGGACCCGGTGCACCCGAACGACCATTGCAACATGGGCCAGTCGTCGAACGACACCTTCCCCACCGCCATGCACATCGCCGCGGCGACCACCGTGCGCGACGTGCTGCTGCCCGGGCTCACGGTGCTGGCCGAGGGGCTGGAGGCCAAGGCCGAGGCGTTCAAGGATATCATCAAGATCGGCCGGACCCACACCCAGGACGCCACCCCGCTGACGCTGGGCCAGGAGTTCTCGGGCTATGCCATGCAGATCCGCAACGGCATCAAGCGCATCGAGCTGGCGCTGCCGGGCATCTACGAGCTGGCGCAGGGCGGCACCGCCGTGGGCACCGGGCTCAACACCGACAAGGGCTGGGACACCACGGTGGCGGCGAACATCGCCGAGATCACCGGCCTGCCCTTCGTCACCGCGCCCAACAAGTTCGAGGCTCTGGCGGCGCATGATGCGATGGTCTTCATGTCGGGCGCGGTCAAGACCGTGGCCATGGCCTGCTACAAGATCGCCAACGACATGCGCTTTCTCGGCTCGGGCCCGCGCTCGGGGCTGGGCGAGCTGATCCTGCCCGAGAACGAGCCGGGCTCCTCGATCATGCCCGGCAAGGTCAACCCGACCCAGGCCGAGGCGATGACCCAGGTTTGCGCCCATATCCTCGGCAATGACGCGGCCATCGCCTTTGCCGGCAGCCAGGGCCACTTCGAGCTGAACGTCTACAACCCGATGATGGCCTACAACCTGCTGCAGTCGATGCAGCTTCTGGGCGATGCGGCGGCGAGCTTCACCGAGCGGATGCTGGCGGGCACCGAGGCCAACGTGGAGCGGATCGGCAAGCTGATGAAGGAGAGTCTGATGCTGGTGACGGCACTCGCCCCCACCATCGGCTACGACAATGCCACCAAGGTCGCCAAGACCGCGCACAAGAACGGCACGACGCTGAAGGAAGAGGCCATCGCGCTGGGCTTCGTCGATGAAGAGACCTTCGACCGCGTGGTGCGCCCGGAAGACATGATCGGCCCGAAATGA
- a CDS encoding DUF4169 family protein — MSEKPVNLNRFRKDRARAEKKARADANAALHGMTRAEKDRAKAEAARVARLHALKKRDDD, encoded by the coding sequence ATGAGCGAAAAGCCGGTCAACCTGAACCGGTTTCGGAAAGACAGGGCGCGGGCCGAGAAGAAGGCCCGCGCCGACGCCAATGCCGCCTTGCACGGTATGACCCGCGCCGAGAAGGACCGGGCCAAGGCCGAGGCGGCGCGGGTGGCGCGGCTGCACGCGCTGAAAAAGCGCGACGACGATTGA
- a CDS encoding Hint domain-containing protein: protein MGTELAQAQRLTRAEVQADIDEFTAHTVTETGVFAKAYVAPGLAQLLPNARRLSRALKPSLKSFSRVPEAGTWLESAISANARVLTPEGAVAAGQLSVGDVVETKDLGPLKVRWVGLTRVTREQLAQSPALCPVRVKAASIDGTYPRQDLEISPNAGLVMRSNSDPQDECIVSATALTRRAGFCKSIPRHGITYVQILLERHAVMVVEGLEMESFHPGNLRPTASEAGLWSEIMAVLPELEHELETYGPRVRPDLRDRAKP from the coding sequence ATGGGGACCGAACTGGCGCAGGCACAGCGGCTGACGCGTGCTGAAGTGCAGGCAGACATCGACGAATTCACCGCGCATACGGTCACCGAGACCGGCGTATTTGCGAAGGCCTATGTGGCCCCTGGGCTGGCGCAGCTGCTGCCCAATGCACGGCGTCTGAGCCGCGCGCTGAAGCCCAGTCTGAAGAGCTTTTCGCGCGTGCCCGAGGCGGGCACCTGGCTGGAGAGCGCGATTTCGGCCAATGCCCGCGTGTTGACGCCCGAGGGCGCCGTGGCCGCCGGGCAGTTGAGCGTTGGCGATGTGGTGGAGACCAAGGACCTGGGGCCGCTCAAGGTCCGATGGGTGGGGCTCACACGGGTGACCCGCGAGCAGCTTGCCCAGAGCCCGGCGCTCTGCCCGGTGCGGGTCAAGGCCGCCAGCATCGACGGCACCTACCCCCGCCAGGATCTCGAGATTTCGCCCAATGCCGGGCTGGTCATGCGTTCGAACAGCGATCCGCAGGACGAGTGCATCGTGTCGGCCACGGCGCTGACGCGGCGCGCGGGCTTCTGCAAGTCGATCCCGCGCCATGGCATCACCTATGTGCAGATCCTGCTCGAACGCCATGCGGTGATGGTGGTCGAAGGGCTGGAGATGGAGAGCTTTCATCCCGGCAACCTGCGCCCCACGGCCAGCGAGGCGGGGCTGTGGTCGGAGATCATGGCGGTTCTGCCGGAGCTGGAACACGAGCTGGAGACCTATGGCCCCCGCGTGCGCCCAGACCTGCGCGACCGCGCGAAACCCTGA
- a CDS encoding ribbon-helix-helix domain-containing protein, with product MARPEKHSLTLAGHRTSVSLEPEFWAAFRAIAAEKNIPINALAADIDADRGVERGLASAIRVFVLKHYQG from the coding sequence ATGGCCCGGCCCGAGAAGCACTCGCTGACCCTGGCCGGGCATCGCACGAGCGTTTCGCTGGAGCCGGAGTTCTGGGCCGCGTTCCGAGCCATTGCGGCAGAAAAGAACATTCCGATCAACGCCCTGGCGGCCGATATTGATGCAGATCGCGGGGTCGAGCGCGGGCTGGCCTCGGCGATCCGGGTCTTCGTGCTGAAGCACTACCAGGGGTGA
- a CDS encoding cytochrome P450, whose amino-acid sequence MTCPHLPPKPPSRPEKTSLLNYARLFRADILSAQPAKLYRAWMAEFRTPFFRSYLVNEPALVDLVLKARPDDFPKSNRIREGLAPLLGNSVFVTNGETWKRQRRIIDPAFEGGRLRETFPAMLEAARACVARMERRAGVVEVEEETSHAAADVIFRTLFSIPIEHEIAARVFSEFRSYQRAQPILNLAAFLPLPRWFPRFHAREVRRTAASIRSLITELTAARAADIAAGTAPDDLATKIMTTADPQTGERFETEEMVDQVAIFFLAGHETSASALAWALYLLAAFPEVQERAATEAARLPENPGFSDISGLKFTRDVFRETLRLYPPVPMMVRQNTKPETFRKRRIRPGAQIVLSPWHQHRHERIWSNPDGFDPDRWSTEEGRRCGREAYMPFSAGARVCTGAGFAMVEGPLILAMLLRRLKFETVEGRVPRPVAHLTVRAAEGIHLKISRR is encoded by the coding sequence TTGACCTGCCCGCACCTGCCCCCCAAGCCGCCGTCGCGTCCCGAGAAGACCTCGCTTCTCAATTACGCGCGGCTCTTCCGGGCCGATATCCTCTCGGCCCAGCCGGCCAAGCTCTACCGCGCCTGGATGGCTGAGTTCCGCACGCCCTTCTTCCGCTCCTACCTCGTCAACGAGCCCGCCCTGGTGGATCTCGTGCTGAAGGCCCGGCCCGACGACTTTCCCAAGTCCAACCGCATCCGCGAGGGCCTTGCGCCGCTGCTCGGCAACTCCGTCTTCGTCACCAACGGCGAAACCTGGAAGCGCCAGCGCCGCATCATCGACCCCGCCTTCGAGGGCGGCCGCCTGCGCGAGACCTTCCCGGCCATGCTGGAGGCCGCCCGCGCCTGCGTCGCCCGCATGGAGCGGCGGGCCGGGGTGGTGGAGGTGGAAGAAGAGACCTCCCACGCCGCCGCCGACGTGATCTTCCGCACGCTCTTCTCCATCCCGATCGAGCACGAGATCGCCGCCCGCGTCTTCTCCGAGTTTCGCAGCTACCAGCGCGCGCAGCCGATCCTCAACCTCGCCGCCTTCCTGCCGCTGCCCCGCTGGTTTCCGCGCTTTCATGCCCGCGAGGTCCGGCGCACCGCCGCCTCGATCCGATCGCTCATCACCGAGCTCACCGCCGCCCGCGCCGCCGACATTGCCGCCGGCACAGCGCCCGACGACCTCGCCACCAAGATCATGACAACCGCCGACCCCCAGACAGGGGAGCGGTTCGAAACCGAGGAGATGGTCGACCAGGTCGCGATCTTCTTTCTGGCCGGGCACGAGACCTCCGCCTCCGCCCTGGCCTGGGCCCTCTACCTGCTGGCAGCTTTCCCCGAGGTGCAGGAGCGCGCCGCGACCGAGGCCGCGCGCTTGCCGGAAAATCCCGGCTTCTCAGATATTTCCGGCCTCAAGTTCACCCGCGATGTCTTCCGCGAGACCCTGCGCCTCTACCCGCCCGTGCCGATGATGGTGCGCCAGAACACCAAGCCCGAGACCTTCCGCAAGCGCCGCATCAGACCCGGCGCGCAGATCGTGCTCAGCCCCTGGCACCAGCACCGCCACGAGCGGATCTGGAGCAATCCCGATGGCTTCGATCCCGACCGCTGGAGCACCGAGGAAGGCCGCCGCTGTGGCCGCGAGGCCTACATGCCCTTCTCCGCCGGTGCCCGTGTCTGCACCGGGGCCGGCTTTGCCATGGTCGAGGGGCCGCTGATCCTCGCCATGCTGCTGCGCCGGCTGAAGTTCGAAACGGTGGAGGGCAGGGTGCCGCGCCCGGTCGCGCATCTCACGGTGCGCGCAGCGGAGGGGATTCACCTGAAGATCTCGCGGCGGTAG
- a CDS encoding cytochrome c biogenesis CcdA family protein — protein sequence MFGIDIMDAALLPAILLAAVGGLISFVSPCVLPIVPPYLAYMGGISMDEMDGPAASSGRRRVMVAAAFFVLGLSTVFLLLGAAASAMGGLFLQNREWFTMAAGAVIMVFGAHFLGIFTLPFLNREARIDAGDRGGSALGAYVLGLAFAFGWTPCLGPILGAILSMAAMEGDVSRGAFLLAIYALGLGLPFLAVAAFFPRLKGLMGWMKRHMGQIERITGLLLWTVGLLMLTGGFSDFSYWLLEIFPALAAVG from the coding sequence ATGTTCGGAATAGACATCATGGACGCCGCGCTGCTGCCGGCCATTCTCCTCGCGGCGGTCGGCGGGCTGATCTCCTTCGTCAGCCCCTGCGTGCTGCCCATCGTGCCGCCCTATCTCGCCTACATGGGCGGCATCTCGATGGACGAGATGGACGGACCCGCCGCCTCCTCGGGGCGTCGCCGGGTGATGGTGGCCGCGGCCTTCTTCGTGCTCGGGCTTTCCACCGTCTTTCTGCTGCTCGGCGCCGCCGCTTCGGCCATGGGCGGGCTCTTCCTGCAGAACCGCGAGTGGTTCACCATGGCGGCCGGGGCCGTCATCATGGTCTTCGGCGCGCATTTCCTCGGCATCTTCACCCTGCCGTTCCTCAACCGCGAGGCCCGGATCGACGCGGGCGACCGCGGCGGCTCGGCGCTTGGCGCCTATGTGCTGGGCCTCGCCTTCGCCTTCGGCTGGACCCCCTGCCTCGGCCCGATCCTCGGCGCGATCCTGTCGATGGCGGCGATGGAGGGCGACGTGTCGCGCGGGGCCTTCCTGCTGGCGATCTACGCCCTGGGGCTGGGCCTGCCCTTCCTCGCGGTCGCCGCCTTCTTCCCGCGGCTCAAGGGGCTGATGGGCTGGATGAAGCGCCACATGGGCCAGATCGAGCGGATCACCGGCCTGCTGCTCTGGACGGTCGGCCTGCTGATGCTCACCGGCGGCTTCTCCGACTTCTCCTACTGGCTGCTCGAGATCTTCCCGGCGCTGGCGGCGGTGGGGTAA